The following are from one region of the Pseudodesulfovibrio piezophilus C1TLV30 genome:
- a CDS encoding sigma-54-dependent transcriptional regulator: protein MSAKILVVDDDKAHLSMLETMLTGWGYAVVGVEDGADAIEKVKEAPFDAVLMDVRMARIGGIEALSQIKEYNPAIPVVIMTAYSSVDTAVEAMKLGAYDYLTKPLNFDELNMTLERSLDHMTLIKENQSLKERISEDSSLTDIIGNSKPMNELISMVKTVASTEATILISGESGTGKELFAKAIHANSNRKKASLVTVNCAALTDTLLESELFGHEKGAFTGADKKRDGRFMQANGGSIFLDEVGEIPMPMQAKLLRAIQEREIQRVGSDKVLKVDVRIIAATNRDLLVEVEKGNFREDLYYRLNVVNLWIPSLKERGEDTPLLATFFLKRFSEFNRKQLKGFTPMAMDVLVKYDWPGNVRELENAVERAVILSAGEYVSEKDLPSALTQHFENVSGSNGGQHHVGGKSLQEIEKVAIEETLTQTEGNKSEAAKLLGITRTTLDNKIKKYEIFIKK from the coding sequence ATGAGTGCCAAGATTTTAGTTGTAGACGATGACAAAGCACACCTATCAATGCTTGAAACGATGCTTACGGGGTGGGGGTATGCTGTTGTGGGCGTGGAAGATGGGGCAGACGCCATTGAGAAGGTGAAGGAGGCTCCCTTTGACGCTGTTCTGATGGACGTCAGAATGGCAAGAATCGGTGGCATTGAAGCCCTGAGCCAGATCAAGGAATATAACCCGGCCATTCCGGTTGTGATCATGACCGCATACTCTTCCGTTGATACGGCTGTGGAGGCGATGAAGTTGGGGGCGTATGACTACCTGACCAAGCCCTTGAACTTTGATGAACTCAATATGACTTTGGAGCGTTCTCTGGACCACATGACGCTCATCAAGGAAAACCAGTCCCTCAAAGAGAGAATATCGGAAGACTCAAGCCTGACGGACATTATCGGCAACAGCAAGCCCATGAACGAGCTTATCAGTATGGTTAAGACTGTCGCATCGACTGAGGCCACGATCTTGATCTCCGGCGAGAGTGGCACCGGGAAGGAACTGTTTGCCAAAGCGATCCACGCAAACAGCAACCGGAAGAAGGCATCGCTTGTGACTGTCAATTGCGCTGCCCTGACTGACACTCTCTTAGAATCAGAACTCTTCGGCCATGAAAAAGGTGCGTTCACTGGAGCAGACAAGAAAAGGGATGGCCGTTTCATGCAAGCCAACGGTGGTTCCATATTCTTGGATGAGGTTGGTGAAATACCGATGCCAATGCAGGCAAAGTTGCTCCGGGCAATTCAAGAGCGAGAAATCCAACGAGTCGGCAGTGACAAAGTCTTGAAGGTTGATGTCCGAATCATCGCAGCAACCAACAGAGACCTCTTGGTTGAAGTCGAAAAAGGGAATTTCCGAGAAGACCTGTATTACAGGCTGAACGTGGTGAACCTCTGGATTCCGTCTTTGAAGGAGCGTGGAGAGGATACACCACTGTTGGCTACATTTTTCTTGAAGCGTTTCTCCGAGTTCAACAGAAAGCAGTTGAAGGGATTTACCCCCATGGCAATGGATGTGCTCGTGAAATATGATTGGCCCGGAAATGTCCGTGAACTGGAAAACGCAGTGGAAAGAGCAGTCATTCTTTCCGCTGGTGAATACGTGTCTGAAAAGGATTTGCCTTCAGCACTTACGCAGCATTTCGAAAATGTTAGTGGCTCCAATGGAGGCCAGCATCACGTAGGCGGCAAGTCGCTGCAAGAGATCGAAAAGGTTGCCATCGAAGAAACGCTGACACAGACGGAAGGCAATAAAAGCGAGGCGGCAAAGCTGCTGGGCATCACGCGCACGACGTTGGACAATAAGATCAAGAAGTATGAAATATTTATTAAGAAATAA
- a CDS encoding DotA/TraY family protein: protein MAIPISPDLSPTDMSAIAFSKIFGENWWAITEHASVNTPFFKILSEINTLLMAAVVGWSIWTFVMSLGGTAQEGTVGGRRFNGVWWPIRCMFGMTMTTPMLSGGISLFQAGILVCLGWACTWANSIYYFSMDHLAKSNFAAVTAEMPPQMQEEAKNIARVLMQAGLVQNYISKESIDENREFLKRGSQPISPVWVGFLPFSTSAHSSTLESNDFSLFSNDRPKWIFKFAVPPGRGLDSEDLGTIEIPGDVKDPMMLAKVNGIIAMNNVIFPAASRIVYGVEQTDSNWLISAVNAYQSSVMPVIQNFASYYPQYQITQDSQKFVGKTKELGWMAAGAWPLMMSQLSREARDIVASPVNLSRMDTKAVSRQAEDFLFGGLGIALSVGDAKFNAQPDPSQVGTSIKQAMLAGDVSSMVEDALYAFSGRFFLQDLLNRFENEDPTLVVAQFGHRIMDASAMLWSAGLGLRMASGYGEGFTESLFGKVVGVFTGGQLEGAAGAGIEGAKYIAESVVKITDGLYTIGIIFAYVIPLMPMLYWCIAMVGFLLLVVEVMVAAPFWVAAHAWSTQADGLAGEMGSQGYYQFLEILFKPPLYVAGFIIIFMIMRVMGWIVARIFEAFYYSYSNADISSVSSHTGILTSFFMCIIMSVLFVYMFSFLCSQGYSHLPRKVMSWIGHQASTMGLAGHADSMRQIIMGGVGNVTHSSPKPSSKPQRGDNQGKKGGGESSGGSSGYNPNRPGEVSEVVEGTGGAGSNLLDRD from the coding sequence ATGGCCATACCTATCTCTCCTGACCTTTCCCCAACCGACATGTCCGCGATCGCATTCTCGAAGATATTTGGAGAGAACTGGTGGGCGATTACAGAGCACGCCTCGGTCAACACCCCCTTTTTCAAAATTCTCTCCGAGATCAACACGCTGCTCATGGCGGCGGTTGTTGGTTGGTCGATATGGACCTTTGTTATGTCTCTGGGTGGAACTGCCCAGGAGGGCACGGTCGGAGGTAGGCGTTTCAATGGTGTGTGGTGGCCGATCCGTTGCATGTTTGGAATGACCATGACGACTCCTATGCTTTCGGGGGGGATTTCCCTTTTTCAAGCTGGAATTCTTGTATGCCTCGGTTGGGCATGCACCTGGGCAAATAGCATCTATTACTTTTCCATGGATCATTTGGCTAAATCCAATTTTGCTGCAGTCACGGCTGAAATGCCTCCACAGATGCAAGAGGAGGCCAAGAATATCGCGCGTGTTTTGATGCAGGCAGGCTTGGTTCAGAATTACATTAGCAAAGAGTCCATTGATGAGAATAGGGAATTTTTGAAACGAGGTTCCCAGCCAATTTCTCCGGTGTGGGTAGGCTTTTTACCGTTTTCCACCAGTGCCCATAGTTCAACCCTTGAGTCCAATGACTTCAGCTTGTTTTCAAACGACAGGCCAAAGTGGATTTTTAAATTCGCGGTTCCTCCAGGGCGTGGTCTAGATTCAGAGGATCTCGGCACTATCGAAATCCCTGGTGATGTCAAAGACCCTATGATGTTGGCGAAAGTGAACGGCATCATAGCTATGAATAATGTGATTTTCCCGGCTGCCTCCAGAATCGTATACGGTGTAGAGCAAACTGATTCCAATTGGCTGATTTCAGCTGTTAATGCGTATCAAAGTTCCGTCATGCCGGTCATTCAAAACTTTGCGTCATACTACCCTCAATATCAGATCACACAAGATTCTCAGAAGTTTGTTGGCAAGACTAAAGAACTTGGCTGGATGGCAGCTGGCGCATGGCCGTTGATGATGTCTCAGCTTTCTAGGGAAGCACGAGATATAGTTGCTAGCCCGGTTAACTTGAGCCGAATGGATACCAAGGCTGTTAGCCGACAAGCCGAAGATTTTCTTTTTGGTGGTCTGGGAATAGCCTTATCCGTAGGCGATGCGAAATTTAATGCGCAACCCGATCCATCACAAGTAGGTACGTCCATCAAGCAAGCTATGCTAGCTGGAGATGTGTCTAGCATGGTTGAAGATGCGTTATATGCTTTTTCTGGGCGTTTTTTCCTCCAAGATCTGTTGAATCGCTTTGAAAATGAAGATCCTACGCTCGTAGTCGCGCAATTTGGACATCGAATAATGGATGCAAGTGCCATGCTTTGGAGTGCAGGGCTGGGATTGCGCATGGCCTCAGGTTACGGGGAGGGCTTTACCGAGAGTTTGTTTGGGAAAGTTGTTGGTGTCTTCACAGGTGGACAGCTTGAAGGAGCTGCTGGAGCCGGTATAGAAGGGGCAAAGTACATAGCCGAATCGGTGGTTAAAATTACTGATGGACTGTACACAATCGGAATTATATTTGCCTATGTAATACCTCTTATGCCTATGTTGTATTGGTGTATTGCTATGGTTGGATTTCTGTTGCTTGTCGTAGAAGTGATGGTAGCCGCACCTTTTTGGGTGGCTGCCCATGCATGGAGTACTCAAGCAGACGGCCTTGCAGGCGAAATGGGTAGTCAGGGATACTACCAATTCCTTGAGATTCTTTTTAAACCACCTCTCTATGTCGCTGGTTTTATAATTATATTTATGATCATGAGAGTGATGGGCTGGATTGTCGCTAGAATATTTGAAGCATTTTATTACAGTTATTCGAATGCAGATATTAGTTCGGTTTCATCCCATACAGGCATTTTAACTAGTTTCTTCATGTGTATTATCATGAGTGTACTTTTCGTCTATATGTTTTCTTTCCTTTGCTCCCAAGGCTATTCTCACCTGCCGCGTAAAGTTATGAGTTGGATAGGTCATCAGGCTTCTACAATGGGCCTCGCAGGACATGCTGATTCTATGAGGCAAATAATTATGGGAGGTGTGGGGAATGTGACGCATAGTTCCCCTAAGCCTAGTAGCAAGCCTCAGAGAGGTGATAACCAAGGTAAGAAGGGAGGTGGTGAATCCTCTGGAGGAAGCTCTGGATATAACCCCAATAGGCCTGGAGAGGTGTCAGAAGTGGTTGAAGGGACGGGAGGGGCTGGCTCGAATTTGCTTGACCGAGATTGA
- a CDS encoding helix-turn-helix domain-containing protein: MPYKLFVGLFIPDIVASFDGLQLSSKLVWGKLAQHAGETGDCFPGVDTIAEGLGCSGRTVQRCLNELIEKKFIEVERCFRKKSRLQTTNRYYFLWHPIFDSALTRTKQESDRVTKSRPRDDKKSPLGATKSHPSNGDKMSPKENQYLFEENPQKRTRTKKRKGSSGCLSSEVLRWIDICSVIKKDADAYKAKMVLLGEQGKLNLDLLEKEAEKVAQGERGSSSSQHRAVIEKLISEGRGEDFIHFLDATSTPMITIGGLSFDTDVARSMVVKTMKELGE, translated from the coding sequence TTGCCTTACAAGCTTTTTGTGGGGTTATTTATTCCTGATATTGTAGCGAGTTTCGATGGGTTACAGCTTTCATCTAAACTTGTTTGGGGGAAGTTAGCACAACATGCAGGTGAAACCGGTGATTGTTTTCCTGGTGTTGATACCATTGCAGAAGGGCTCGGCTGTAGCGGACGAACCGTACAACGCTGTCTCAATGAGTTGATTGAAAAAAAGTTCATTGAAGTTGAGCGTTGCTTCAGAAAGAAAAGTCGTCTGCAGACAACCAATCGTTATTATTTCCTTTGGCATCCAATTTTTGATTCAGCTTTGACTCGGACAAAGCAAGAGTCTGACAGGGTGACAAAAAGTCGCCCTAGGGATGACAAAAAGTCACCCCTAGGAGCGACAAAAAGTCACCCCTCCAACGGTGACAAGATGTCACCCAAAGAGAATCAGTACCTCTTTGAAGAGAACCCCCAAAAGAGAACAAGAACAAAAAAGAGAAAAGGCAGTAGTGGTTGTCTTTCTTCTGAGGTCTTGAGGTGGATTGATATATGTTCGGTAATCAAAAAAGATGCCGATGCATATAAAGCAAAAATGGTGCTTCTTGGCGAACAGGGAAAATTGAATTTGGATTTACTTGAGAAGGAGGCCGAGAAAGTGGCTCAAGGAGAGAGGGGAAGCTCCTCAAGTCAGCATCGAGCAGTGATTGAAAAGTTGATTTCTGAGGGGCGGGGGGAAGACTTCATTCATTTCTTAGACGCAACGAGTACCCCAATGATTACAATAGGCGGCTTAAGTTTTGATACTGATGTAGCTAGAAGCATGGTTGTAAAGACGATGAAGGAGCTTGGTGAATAG
- a CDS encoding helix-turn-helix transcriptional regulator — translation MKQPFPQVGFVRLPQVLAVIPLSRSTWLRGVKSGKYPKPVQLTKRTRAWRVEDILELIDSLSETAAS, via the coding sequence ATGAAACAACCTTTTCCGCAAGTGGGCTTTGTTCGCCTGCCTCAAGTCCTTGCCGTTATTCCCCTCAGTCGCAGTACTTGGTTGCGTGGGGTTAAGTCTGGAAAATATCCAAAACCTGTGCAGTTGACGAAAAGAACAAGGGCTTGGCGTGTTGAGGATATCCTTGAGTTGATAGACTCCCTATCTGAAACGGCAGCCAGCTAA
- a CDS encoding tyrosine-type recombinase/integrase, whose product MPLTDAKIKAAKPKSKEFTLNDGEGLSLVVNPKGRKWWRFRYQINGKRTMLSLGPYPYISLQEARLKRGDLKTLIAQGHDPSRKRKEDKRKASASEAFEAIAREWFGKQVGSGWSERHAKTTMERMKKNIFPFIGDRPISELGVEDMLGVVQRCEKRGAVETARRIRQIMSQVFRYAVAAGRAERDPAADIKGALPPARKVKHHPSITDPKEIGPLLRAVDGFSGTLVVHCALRFAPLVFVRPGELRNAEWGEVDLEGSEWRIPAEKMKGGSPHIVPLSTQAVEVLTELHPLTGPSGYVFPSVRTSARPMSENTINVSLRRIGYDKTEMTGHGFRSMASTLLNEHGWHKDAIERQLAHTPKDKVRASYNYAEHLPERKLMMQAWADYLDSLKAGGKVVPLFSQKVG is encoded by the coding sequence ATGCCGCTGACAGATGCCAAGATCAAAGCAGCCAAACCGAAATCCAAAGAATTCACCCTGAATGATGGTGAAGGCCTATCTCTAGTCGTTAACCCGAAAGGGCGTAAGTGGTGGCGATTTCGCTACCAAATCAATGGCAAGCGGACCATGCTGTCTCTGGGGCCATATCCTTACATCAGTTTGCAAGAAGCACGACTTAAGCGGGGAGACCTGAAAACCCTCATTGCTCAAGGTCATGATCCTTCTCGGAAGCGCAAGGAGGACAAGAGGAAAGCAAGTGCAAGTGAGGCATTTGAAGCCATTGCAAGGGAATGGTTCGGGAAACAGGTAGGCTCAGGGTGGAGTGAGCGCCACGCGAAAACCACAATGGAACGGATGAAGAAGAACATCTTCCCCTTCATTGGAGACAGGCCCATATCGGAGCTTGGCGTTGAGGATATGCTTGGAGTCGTTCAACGATGCGAGAAACGAGGAGCCGTAGAGACAGCTCGGCGTATTCGTCAAATAATGTCCCAGGTCTTCCGCTATGCAGTGGCTGCCGGACGAGCTGAGCGAGATCCTGCTGCGGATATCAAGGGTGCGCTCCCTCCTGCGAGGAAGGTGAAACATCATCCTTCGATAACCGACCCTAAGGAAATCGGCCCCCTCTTAAGGGCTGTAGATGGCTTCTCAGGGACTTTGGTGGTGCATTGCGCTCTTCGGTTCGCTCCCTTGGTTTTTGTGCGTCCAGGAGAACTCAGGAACGCAGAATGGGGTGAAGTTGATTTGGAGGGGAGCGAGTGGCGGATACCTGCGGAGAAAATGAAAGGAGGAAGTCCCCATATTGTCCCCCTGTCCACTCAGGCCGTGGAGGTCTTAACAGAACTTCATCCACTTACTGGCCCCTCTGGGTATGTCTTTCCAAGTGTGCGAACGTCGGCACGCCCGATGTCTGAAAATACGATCAATGTATCTCTTCGGCGTATTGGATACGACAAAACCGAAATGACAGGGCATGGCTTCAGGTCTATGGCTTCAACACTTTTAAATGAGCATGGCTGGCATAAGGATGCCATTGAGCGGCAGTTGGCCCACACGCCTAAAGACAAGGTGAGGGCGAGCTACAATTACGCTGAGCATCTGCCGGAGCGTAAACTAATGATGCAAGCTTGGGCAGACTATTTGGATAGTTTGAAGGCTGGCGGGAAGGTTGTTCCATTGTTTTCTCAGAAGGTGGGGTGA
- a CDS encoding Fur family transcriptional regulator has product MKNPQDVFADYLSNKSLKMTPQRRLILDTFIKQNAHLSSEELYIKVKRRDKSVGQATVYRTLKLLNEAGLIEPLDFADGVTRYELSYGETHHDHLICEQCGQNIEILDTMIEKRQEELAQEHGFALLRHKMYLYGYCKDCRSKKK; this is encoded by the coding sequence ATGAAAAATCCGCAAGATGTTTTTGCAGACTACCTTTCGAACAAGAGTCTCAAGATGACCCCCCAAAGGCGACTCATTTTGGACACGTTCATTAAACAAAATGCCCATCTTTCTTCTGAAGAACTGTATATCAAGGTCAAAAGAAGAGATAAATCGGTTGGGCAAGCAACGGTCTATAGGACCCTCAAGCTACTCAATGAAGCAGGTCTTATAGAGCCATTGGACTTTGCAGACGGTGTTACCAGATATGAGCTATCATATGGTGAAACTCACCATGACCACCTCATTTGTGAACAATGTGGGCAAAACATAGAAATTCTCGATACGATGATTGAAAAACGCCAGGAAGAGTTGGCGCAAGAGCATGGATTTGCCCTGCTTCGGCACAAGATGTACCTCTATGGTTATTGCAAAGATTGTCGTTCGAAGAAAAAATAA
- a CDS encoding PilZ domain-containing protein translates to MLDFTAQLEYLRDVQRTFGSGSDRIDLVVVFSKILLITVPLILVMALWHYRHIIGFTILRLFYRVFAPRTHSIVENYLIKKGIIVNVYKYSTDGSGRKIATARVEEVVNGMMKLQLIKVEPTALNLKNTRVICYTNPFTYSGKKLNSFSTFVASVSKRGSVIKALSLMTPVRYRFIVRRKHSRQRVTREGAIRVKAWEGNKRKSFWMAKPDLQTINNPARYGEKMRLSVENISAGGMRMFILHPKGGLPTLNQGNELILRVSVWNPKSKKFSYFTVVGVIRSRFRGRGGAIGLGIQFTAEGEKLDGRYSWKSLHGEMKALKQFLHDTTR, encoded by the coding sequence ATGTTGGATTTTACTGCTCAACTTGAATATTTGCGTGATGTCCAGCGGACATTCGGCAGTGGGTCCGACCGAATTGATTTGGTTGTTGTTTTTTCCAAAATTCTGTTGATTACAGTGCCCCTTATACTCGTGATGGCGCTTTGGCACTATCGTCATATTATCGGTTTTACCATTCTCAGACTTTTTTATCGTGTTTTTGCCCCTCGTACTCATAGTATTGTCGAAAATTACCTGATTAAAAAAGGTATTATCGTTAATGTGTATAAGTATTCTACAGATGGGAGCGGGCGAAAAATAGCGACTGCGCGTGTGGAAGAAGTTGTTAATGGCATGATGAAATTGCAGCTAATTAAAGTTGAACCTACTGCATTGAATCTTAAGAACACCCGTGTGATCTGTTATACCAACCCTTTTACTTATTCCGGCAAGAAGTTGAATTCCTTTTCTACTTTTGTTGCATCGGTGAGTAAACGAGGTTCGGTTATCAAAGCATTGTCATTGATGACTCCGGTTCGGTATCGATTTATTGTCAGACGAAAACATAGTCGACAGCGAGTTACGCGGGAAGGAGCTATCAGGGTCAAGGCTTGGGAGGGGAACAAGCGAAAATCATTCTGGATGGCAAAACCGGATTTGCAAACTATAAATAATCCAGCACGCTATGGGGAAAAAATGCGATTAAGCGTAGAGAATATCTCTGCGGGTGGGATGCGCATGTTTATTTTACATCCCAAAGGAGGTTTGCCCACTCTAAATCAAGGAAATGAATTGATTCTACGGGTTAGTGTCTGGAACCCAAAAAGTAAAAAATTTTCATATTTTACAGTTGTTGGTGTCATTCGAAGTCGCTTTCGTGGACGGGGTGGGGCTATCGGGCTTGGGATTCAATTTACAGCTGAAGGGGAGAAGCTGGATGGACGGTACAGTTGGAAAAGCCTTCATGGTGAAATGAAGGCTTTAAAACAATTTTTACACGATACAACTCGCTAA
- a CDS encoding (Fe-S)-binding protein produces the protein MKKKQETQHTQFLNTCDFSNCLVCGACSNGCPTTGAPDLAGWDTRKVMRMLANGLIDEVIASKFPWLCTGCGRCTSTCPGGLDIPSIMTHLKSLRPKEDIPGTLYQGMINNLETGNNLAISPKDYLEGMAELGHDLAKECPGFYVPVDKDNAEILFFPNSKEVYGDFEDQFWWWKIFYAAKENWTVPGNNWEAVDWALFTGNDKANEELARRKIAYMKDHSIKKMIMPDCGGGSYGCRKGMSKLNTLDPANEVGFLYLYDYLIEILKTGRIKLDKSVHSGKKFTYHDSCKHGRELARTYGKGYFDEPRWILNQCVDNFVELTPNREKNYCCGAGGGLWPMPFEAQSAWHARYKRRQIKESGADVVVVGCSNCRDQIMKRIPRYFEGCEFEVKYIWQLVAEALIIEPWSQEEISQGEKQAVTQWKALDISLES, from the coding sequence ATGAAGAAAAAACAAGAAACACAGCACACCCAATTTCTGAATACCTGCGATTTTTCCAATTGCCTCGTCTGCGGAGCGTGTTCCAATGGTTGCCCGACTACAGGAGCACCTGATTTAGCAGGCTGGGACACGAGGAAAGTCATGCGTATGCTGGCAAATGGTCTTATTGATGAGGTCATTGCATCAAAGTTCCCCTGGCTTTGTACCGGATGCGGTCGGTGTACCAGCACCTGCCCTGGCGGTCTTGATATACCCTCGATCATGACACACCTCAAGAGTCTGCGGCCGAAGGAGGATATCCCCGGCACACTGTATCAGGGTATGATCAACAACCTCGAAACCGGCAACAATTTGGCTATTTCCCCCAAAGATTACCTTGAAGGCATGGCTGAACTTGGCCACGATTTGGCAAAAGAATGTCCCGGCTTCTATGTTCCTGTTGACAAAGACAATGCCGAAATACTTTTCTTCCCCAACTCCAAAGAAGTCTATGGGGATTTTGAGGATCAATTCTGGTGGTGGAAAATATTTTACGCAGCCAAGGAAAACTGGACGGTTCCTGGAAACAATTGGGAAGCGGTTGATTGGGCTCTTTTCACAGGGAACGATAAAGCAAATGAGGAGCTTGCCAGACGAAAAATAGCCTACATGAAGGATCATTCCATCAAAAAGATGATTATGCCCGATTGTGGTGGCGGGTCCTACGGCTGCCGGAAAGGAATGTCCAAACTGAATACACTGGACCCAGCGAATGAAGTGGGCTTCTTGTACCTGTATGACTATCTCATCGAAATACTTAAGACTGGCCGTATCAAACTGGATAAATCGGTCCATAGTGGCAAAAAATTTACATATCATGACTCGTGCAAACATGGTCGTGAGTTGGCCAGGACCTATGGCAAAGGCTATTTTGATGAGCCTCGGTGGATTCTCAACCAATGTGTGGATAATTTCGTAGAGCTGACTCCCAATCGTGAAAAGAATTATTGTTGTGGAGCTGGTGGAGGTCTCTGGCCCATGCCCTTTGAGGCGCAGTCAGCATGGCATGCCCGATACAAACGTCGCCAGATTAAAGAAAGTGGAGCAGATGTCGTTGTCGTGGGGTGTTCCAACTGTCGCGATCAAATCATGAAACGTATACCCAGGTATTTTGAGGGATGTGAATTTGAAGTCAAATATATATGGCAGTTGGTTGCCGAAGCACTGATTATTGAACCGTGGTCCCAAGAAGAGATCTCGCAAGGTGAAAAGCAAGCAGTGACCCAATGGAAAGCGCTTGATATTTCTCTTGAATCTTAA
- a CDS encoding iron-containing alcohol dehydrogenase, giving the protein MNFEFSTAHRIIFKQGASQQIPALAAQFGERPCLVIGSNPNRTAWLRDAFNEPPLIIQMATEPDTDSMVKAVAAVRDGNCDVVVALGGGSVLDTGKVLSALATNKKDIFEYLEVVGRGTPLTNPPLPMIAVPTTAGTGSEVTANGVLLSNKHGVKVSLRSSEMIPNISVIDPELTLSMPHSVTASTGMDALTQLIEAYVSNKSNPITDALCREGIMRAATSLHAACEDGKNIAAREDMCIASLFSGIALANAKLGAVHGFAAPMGGEFKAPHGMICASLLPHVIRANIQALRLRTPESSTLFRYTEIAVMLTGDVTNEAEDGADWIQNLCSELGIPSLAGLGVPSKDFDKLAQKAAQTSSMKGNPIELTHEELIKILESAA; this is encoded by the coding sequence ATGAATTTCGAATTCAGCACAGCCCATAGAATCATTTTCAAACAAGGAGCCTCCCAGCAAATACCAGCTCTTGCAGCCCAATTCGGAGAACGACCATGCCTGGTTATTGGAAGTAATCCGAACAGGACTGCATGGCTTCGCGATGCATTCAACGAGCCTCCATTGATCATTCAAATGGCAACAGAACCGGATACTGACAGCATGGTCAAAGCCGTGGCTGCGGTACGTGATGGCAACTGTGATGTGGTCGTTGCTTTAGGCGGGGGGAGTGTTCTTGACACGGGCAAAGTCCTGTCGGCACTGGCTACGAATAAAAAAGATATATTTGAGTATCTTGAAGTCGTTGGAAGAGGCACGCCACTGACGAATCCACCTCTTCCTATGATCGCAGTTCCCACAACAGCCGGTACTGGTTCGGAAGTTACAGCCAATGGTGTTCTTCTCTCAAACAAGCATGGCGTCAAGGTCAGTCTTCGCTCATCTGAAATGATTCCGAACATATCAGTCATTGACCCGGAATTGACACTCTCAATGCCCCACTCAGTTACAGCGTCAACCGGAATGGATGCCTTAACCCAACTGATTGAAGCCTATGTTTCCAACAAATCGAATCCCATTACAGACGCTCTGTGTAGAGAAGGCATAATGCGCGCCGCCACCTCCCTCCATGCGGCATGTGAAGACGGAAAAAACATAGCCGCCCGTGAGGATATGTGCATCGCAAGTCTGTTTTCCGGGATCGCTCTTGCCAATGCAAAGCTTGGAGCCGTGCACGGATTCGCCGCCCCTATGGGAGGAGAATTCAAAGCTCCCCACGGGATGATCTGTGCCAGCCTCCTGCCTCATGTCATACGTGCAAATATCCAAGCTCTTCGTCTGCGAACACCGGAATCATCCACTTTGTTCAGGTATACTGAAATAGCGGTCATGCTTACTGGTGACGTTACCAATGAGGCAGAAGATGGCGCTGACTGGATTCAAAATTTATGTTCCGAGTTGGGAATCCCTTCACTGGCAGGCTTGGGTGTACCATCAAAAGACTTTGACAAATTGGCTCAAAAAGCCGCCCAAACCAGCAGTATGAAAGGGAATCCGATAGAATTAACCCATGAAGAATTGATTAAAATTCTTGAGAGTGCAGCCTGA